Proteins found in one Crassostrea angulata isolate pt1a10 chromosome 3, ASM2561291v2, whole genome shotgun sequence genomic segment:
- the LOC128176464 gene encoding LOW QUALITY PROTEIN: uncharacterized protein LOC128176464 (The sequence of the model RefSeq protein was modified relative to this genomic sequence to represent the inferred CDS: substituted 1 base at 1 genomic stop codon) produces MKTKGCLLFLQLLIFLNMHLCVKAMKTEGCLVFLYLLMSLNTHLCDKDELGPFVSKEKAASYLQGRSKRVKRGINEECSESGGCSYEEIREIGVSDVCAWMKNRLCNQLYCAPGYICVTTLKDCSKLHRYRVGCEEIDECASNPCQNGGTCFDNINSFSCSCPEHVHGTMCENEYPKLSRSPLSSTCSCYGTNCGIGSFVGQRMCTKVDILFLIDDSSSVSYSGFTYAKSVAAKLVDCLTIGPDDVRVGMMTFGSTISTRFTFSQFFDKNQIKSSIIGSSYRGDIRTYTYIPLQNALHLMTSNQADTLDIVIVLTDGKSNNDVVYASQALHSAGVYTFAMGIGAVIDSNNLQTIARNPNTDYHVSTNDYTDLHRKVSKLINGLCTGYSPPEILTCEMEIQDSFGEKVHSPTIGSSHCLNQQHFYGKYQPEFIFTDVMIDGENKGFRPTLAYSDFHFGVATAHVELLKKLKSGTDIAISRHAIKISSDYQRLFSRLVNLTNSVKFSDSERLCLKYDTEVGGNVMFESKTYHYGRSSAQRTLCYFYDDQAPRHCSDLGTCTYSPLQLSVDITNASTLSVSFTGWSDVDIDGTSSIFASGISHLEITLHEMEYSNGILKMKHNSKIPKTVCHNCSSFVINITHTDDPILYGVVVEVVDVALNPRQARRFVLYDASSQMKIHKHYDLRVTSASAKTNFLWQTDHGSLCYNWTNRYYNNKFVHYNPLSPIDAGVHNHFTGVYEQTTGKFPVTGTANIHGITSFRYTIQKDLIDMVSDQLTPNFPEENICVPVSGVNDGNTITFRISANDIIGHEIKESVVHHIDSSPPEISNAWLIRDGIREIFVHNMKDLSAMKLQFKAFDVHSGLVSVHWSIRNEDDNTVFGNGALGVYSIANCAISKHCYCPSIGECQLMNYTLVMNSLVVNDTHIGEHHRKYVIELEVVNHAALRTTESVTILVDESAPEMGVVREGSQGSSDIDYISKPNITISWRGFIDHESGIKFYRLGLSNSCLSLEELWHPNSSNVEYHDTEELSMHVLISSEEKMYSSVIAFNNAMEPSKVGCSDGILVDRTPPIISNVSIKNLRINPSIGCADGSFWYVNEDLIKTKVACNSTCSSNDPLINVLPENPIKSKTTKDVCLLPAFTNEYLYIGNDLLDISWNISDIESQIQEVFIGIGSSQSSISSPDISGYSKTHHNTFYRLRHSGLGGNGIVFVFIKAVNKANKETAVAIGPIIVDETPPLCLKPTTDLTKDSVIVSWSTDDFEDNQQIGNLKTIYYRLVSKGSMVRTDFAKWTNHSLCSNGRYCVTFPLSQIQHIDMGSGRVYQVEFHAYNEAGHFCDILSQDIILPSPFRPTRGMVYDVDVVTSEEDAYVEDIDASFTLDSFCVYLKGIHHLESLIYELGVGLSKANDDVISLHRVNGSFFNNGAYFCENTSKLKPYQKXFVLLKGSSSGGSITLSSDGFVKINKKDFENLLKINDGPGCTSTNLVLQENLVLSGTNVILNTSLPLVIGSVYTAFVNASADIISIKGEEASIISKSDNSFTFMPLSHLPVFTISVSLTDLKSNVVDLFRCEEDVDIQDQFTDIGANLFINSTLDHHISHYELSLMSCGSSMNGVCNSVISKRVGKQKHYMFTEVHNILTEGYYKILLRLCFRSKCFPGGYSDGFYLESTDPEFGSFSAELDSDSEECVDIQLHFQEFRCSYPLDTFAKFYRWAIFTDGDTDGSIQLTDYKIQINNTREIRTCISMPGHPHRALRACLEGYCRSGKVSKTCTFINVIQDPNYYNKRVVYDLDARSEFFSALDAYKYTRNIGNKLKELHTNEINYRTQFFRPGAFIIGLGKTINVWCISKSARVPMRCEEDDSCLELKRETGGLVKFSSKLPMEYNTMYYICVNITSNVSSSQCSNGFIIDRDPPSKGEVYIKTKKNGYITDDSRLDIHLHGFTDDNKFRNLGYPSSIQFYEIAIGTKKETGDVLTFQNIGLLSAISISNTSLVGGTSYYFSVKAHDHAGNFMTGSSKPYIFDKTPPTHGDVYVGYYLNHKSYVKPSRLLVQCIGFLDHESGIEKFEIGVGSTKESADVFPLFDHHYTNTPIEVPAHNILFDGHVYYIIVVVWNYAGLSTSGFSNPFIFDSSPPEKGVVREGHAHNQRDEDYTTDSTVHIHWTEFVDKHSPIDYYRIGLGSGVGLLDIHNFIYIGKKQEWTWTLSFIPGKRYFSTVEGCNMAGLCSQTSSNGIVIDSSPPVPGFVSIGAENVKYIPQRSSLALEWGNFADIQSGIVHYEICVGTSKLNCNILRWKNVRLEQTALLLNLALPTNQDLYAVVKATNRVGLSTRQTSHSFRVDDTPPTVTKLPIFISSEDASSIYDSSVVRVEWGFDDKESPIKMTLLSLRLQDGAHSEIDNIVVNSKDMFVKSLSSKEWLKDGDSYYVVVTSCNMAGLCESIKSETVVFDGTPPIHGHVLDGGTWSNANSTIILKWKSYDDPDSGISSYFITIGKTHNGMEISRGIVNVVHNGDEKSIQTGVFNISQLIKSGDKIVFSIWARNKASLNGTIRRLTFIAVSNDQNNTGGNLIVERHSCSVSYCTNECTCTILGGKCNHIQNTHECTQSNNSQMSVNSKIALRILGSPSDDWTSSTRCLGVEWHSQNITVLRYEWSIG; encoded by the exons CAATGAAAACTGAAGGATGCCTTGTTTTTCTTTACCTGTTAATGTCTTTAAACACTCACTTATGTGACAAAG ATGAACTTGGACCCTTTGTCTCAAAAGAAAAAGCGGCATCGTACCTCCAAGGAAGATCTAAACGTGTCAAACGAGGCATCAATGAAGAATGTAGCGAATCAGGAGGTTGCTCTTACGAAGAGATAAGGGAAATTGGCGTCAGTGACGTG TGTGCGTGGATGAAAAACAGATTATGCAATCAGCTTTACTGTGCACCTGGATATATATGTGTCACAACTCTCAAGGACTGTAGCAAACTGCACAGATACAGAGTAGGTTGTGAAG AAATAGACGAGTGCGCAAGCAATCCTTGTCAAAATGGCGGAACGTGTTTCGATAATATCAACAGCTTTTCCTGTTCCTGTCCTGAGCATGTCCATGGAACAATGTGTGAAAATG AGTATCCAAAGCTTTCACGTTCACCTCTATCGTCGACCTGTTCTTGCTATGGAACAAATTGTGGAATAGGCTCTTTTGTCGGACAGCGGA TGTGTACTAAGGTTGACATCCTTTTCTTGATCGACGACTCCAGCAGTGTTTCATATTCAGGATTCACGTACGCTAAAAGTGTTGCAGCCAAATTGGTAGATTGTCTTACGATTGGACCCGATGACGTGAGAGTTGGAATGATGACGTTTGGTTCAACTATTTCGACACGATTTACTTTTAGTCagttttttgacaaaaatcagATAAAGTCTTCAATCATTGGATCATCATATCGAGGTGATATAAGAACATACACTTATATACCTCTACAGAATGCTTTACATTTGATGACGTCAAACCAAGCAGACACACTTGATATAGTAATAGTTTTAACTGACGGAAAATCAAATAACGATGTCGTGTATGCATCGCAAGCACTTCATTCGGCTGGTGTATATACGTTTGCAATGGGAATCGGAGCCGTTATAGACTCGAACAATCTACAGACGATTGCAAGAAACCCAAATACAGACTACCACGTATCAACAAACGATTACACTGATCTTCACAGAAAGGTTTCAAAACTAATTAACGGTCTTTGTACAG GTTACTCTCCGCCGGAAATACTCACGTGCGAAATGGAAATCCAAGACAGTTTTGGTGAAAAAGTTCATTCTCCTACCATTGGTTCATCGCACTGCCTTAACCAACAGCATTTTTACGGAAAATATCAACCCGAATTTATATTTACTGACGTGATGATAGACGGTGAAAATAAAGGATTTCGACCAACGCTAGCCTattcagattttcattttggtGTTGCTACCGCTCACGTTGAGttacttaaaaaattaaaatcag GTACAGACATAGCTATAAGCAGGCATGCTATAAAGATTTCCAGTGATTATCAACGCCTTTTTTCTAGATTGGTCAACCTGACAAATTCTGTCAAGTTTTCTGACAGTGAAAG GTTGTGTTTGAAGTATGATACAGAAGTTGGCGGAAATGTAATGTTCGAGTCAAAGACCTATCACTATGGAAGATCATCAGCCCAGAGGACCCTTTGTTACTTCTATGACGACCAAGCTCCGCGTCATTGTTCAGACTTGGGGACATGCACATATTCTCCACTTCAACTTTCTGTTGATATAACCAATGCTTCAACTTTATCAGTGTCATTTACTGGTTGGTCAGATGTAGATATTGATGGAACATCTTCAATATTTGCTTCAGGAATAAGTCATTTGGAAATAACTCTTCATGAAATGGAATATAGCAATGGTATCCTTAAAATGAAACATAATTCGAAAATCCCTAAGACGGTTTGCCACAACTGCAGCAGTTTTGTTATAAACATTACACATACAGATGACCCTATTCTCTATGGCGTTGTAGTAGAAGTAGTGGACGTCGCTCTTAACCCAAGACAGGCTCGAAGATTTGTTCTATATGATGCATCATCTCAAATGAAAATACACAAACATTATGACTTGCGTGTAACATCAGCATctgcaaaaacaaattttctctGGCAAACTGACCACGGCAGCTTGTGCTATAACTGGACCAAtagatattataataataaatttgtGCATTACAATCCTCTTAGTCCCATTGATGCTGGCGTACACAACCATTTTACTGGGGTGTATGAACAGACAACAGGTAAATTCCCAGTGACGGGAACAGCAAATATTCACGGCATTACAAGCTTTCGTTATACGATACAAAAAGATCTGATAGATATGGTTAGTGACCAGTTAACACCAAATTTTCCCGAGGAAAATATTTGTGTCCCAGTTTCTGGTGTAAATGATGGGAACACGATAACTTTTAGAATTAGCGCCAATGACATTATTGGTCATGAAATTAAGGAAAGTGTTGTTCATCACATTGATTCCTCCCCACCAGAAATTAGCAATGCGTGGTTAATACGTGACGGTATAAGAGAAATATTTGTTCATAATATGAAGGACCTATCTGCTATGAAATTACAGTTCAAGGCATTTGATGTTCACAGTGGATTAGTCAGTGTGCATTGGTCCATACGAAATGAAGACGACAATACTGTATTTGGAAATGGGGCTCTTGGCGTATATTCCATTGCA aattgtGCCATCAGTAAACACTGCTATTGTCCCTCAATAGGGGAGTGCCAATTAATGAATTACACTCTTGTCATGAATTCCCTGGTTGTAAATGACACGCATATTGGAGAACATCATAGAAAATACGTAATCGAGTTAGAGGTAGTAAATCATGCTGCACTACGAACTACAGAAAGCGTTACCATTCTTGTTGACGAATCAGCACCAGAAATGGGTGTTGTTCGAGAAGGGAGTCAAGGTTCCTCTGATATCGATTATATTTCCAAACCAAACATTACCATTTCTTGGAGAGGATTTATAGATCACGAGAGTGGTATAAAATTTTATCGACTAGGACTTTCTAATTCCTGTCTGAGCTTAGAAGAGTTATGGCACCCCAATAGTTCAAACGTTGAGTACCATGACACAGAGGAGTTGAGTATGCATGTATTAATATCATCAGAGGAAAAAATGTATTCGTCAGTAATTGCTTTCAATAACGCTATGGAGCCCTCCAAAGTAGGATGTAGCGATGGTATACTTGTGGACAGGACTCCACCAATTATTTCAAATGTTTCGATTAAAAATCTAAGAATAAACCCGTCTATTGGTTGTGCAGACGGTTCATTTTGGTATGTGAACGAGGATTTAATAAAGACAAAAGTAGCATGCAATAGTACATGCAGTTCAAACGACCCACTGATAAATGTCTTACCAGAAAACCCaattaaaagtaaaactactaAAGACGTCTGTTTGTTGCCTGCCTTCACAAATGAGTATCTTTATATTGGAAACGATTTGTTGGATATTTCATGGAATATAAGTGATATTGAAAGTCAAATTCAAGAAGTTTTTATTGGAATTGGTTCTTCACAATCTTCTATTTCATCACCTGATATTTCCGGATATTCCAAAACTCACCACAATACGTTCTATCGTCTTCGACATTCTGGATTAGGTGGAAATGgtattgtatttgttttcatcaaaGCCGTTAATAAAGCGAATAAAGAGACGGCTGTGGCAATTGGGCCAATTATTGTTGACGAAACTCCGCCGTTATGCCTCAAACCAACAACAGATTTAACAAAGGACTCGGTAATCGTATCTTGGTCTACTGACGACTTTGAAGATAATCAACAAATTGGAAACCTAAAGACAATCTACTACAGGCTTG TTTCCAAAGGTTCAATGGTAAGGACCGACTTTGCAAAATGGACAAACCATAGTTTATGCTCTAATGGACGCTATTGCGTCACGTTCCCCTTATCTCAAATCCAGCATATCGATATGGGAAGTGGGCGGGTTTATCAAGTTGAGTTTCACGCCTACAACGAAGCAGGACATTTTTGCGATATCCTCTCTCAGGATATTATTCTTCCTTCTCCTTTTCGTCCAACACGAGGAATGGTATATGATGTTGATGTTGTTACAAGTGAGGAAGATGCTTATGTAGAAGATATTGATGCTTCTTTTACATTGGATTCCTTCTGTGTATACTTGAAAGGCATACATCACTTGGAATCTCTTATTTATGAACTAGGAGTTGGACTTAGTAAAGCAAATGATGATGTAATATCATTGCATCGTGTAAATGGGTCATTCTTTAACAATGGTGCATATTTTTGTGAAAACACTTCAAAGTTAAAACCATATCAGAAATAGTTTGTCTTATTGAAAGGGTCTAGTTCCGGAGGAAGTATTACTTTATCAAGTGAtggttttgtaaaaataaacaaaaaggatttcgaaaatttactgaaaattaATGATGGTCCAGGGTGTACATCAACAAATCTGGTCTTGCAAGAAAATCTTGTTCTAAGTGGCACAAATGTTATCCTAAACACATCATTGCCCCTCGTTATTGGATCTGTCTATACGGCATTTGTAAATGCATCAGCTGatataatttcaataaaagGAGAAGAGGCTTCCATCATTTCAAAATCGGACAACTCATTCACATTTATGCCACTTAGTCATTTGCCAGTGTTTACTATTTCTGTCAGTTTGACAGACTTAAAATCTAACGTTGTTGACTTATTCAGATGTGAGGAAGACGTGGATATACAAGATCAGTTTACAGATATTGGTGCcaatctgtttataaattcaactTTGGACCATCATATAAGCCATTACGAACTATCGTTAATGTCATGTGGAAGTTCAATGAACGGAGTATGCAATTCAGTTATTTCAAAACGCGttggaaaacaaaaacattacatGTTCACGGAAGTGCATAATATTCTTACAGAGGGATATTACAAAATTTTGCTTCGTTTATGCTTCCGGAGCAAATGTTTTCCTGGTGGATATTCAGACGGGTTTTATCTTGAATCGACTGACCCAGAGTTTGGAAGCTTTTCAGCTGAGCTGGATTCAGATAGCGAAGAATGTGTTGATATTCAATTGCACTTCCAAGAGTTTCGTTGTTCATATCCTTTGGATACCTTTGCAAAGTTTTATAGATGGGCGATATTCACCGATGGTGACACAGATGGATCGATACAATTAACTGACTACAAAATACAAATCAACAACACAAGAGAA ataagAACATGTATAAGCATGCCTGGTCATCCACATCGAGCCTTGCgtgcctgtttggaaggttACTGTAGGTCAGGGAAAGTATCTAAGACGTGTACTTTTATCAACGTTATACAGGATCCGAACTATTATAACAAACGGGTTGTTTATGACCTGGATGCCCggtcggaatttttttctgccttggATGCTTATAAATATACCAGAAATATCGGAAACAAGCTAAAAGAATTGCACACCAACGAAATAAATTATAGAACACAGTTCTTCCGACCAGGTGCCTTTATTATCGGTTTAGGGAAAACGATAAATGTTTGGTGTATCTCCAAATCTGCCCGTGTTCCTATGCGATGTGAGGAGGACGACTCGTGTTTAGAATTAAAGAGAGAAACAGGTGGCCTAGTGAAATTTTCGTCCAAATTACCCATGGAATATAATACTATGTATTACATTTGTGTCAACATTACATCTAATGTAAGTAGCAGTCAGTGCAGCAATGGCTTCATAATTGATCGGGATCCACCCTCAAAGGGAGAagtatatattaaaacaaaaaagaacgGATACATAACAGATGATTCTCGACTTGATATACACTTGCATGGGTTTACCGACGATAACAAATTCAGAAATCTGGGATATCCATCAAGCATTCAATTCTACGAAATTGCAAttg gtaccAAGAAGGAAACTGGTGACGTATTAACATTTCAGAACATTGGATTGTTATCGGcaatatcaatttcaaacacATCTTTGGTTGGAGGGACCTCTTATTACTTTTCCGTTAAAG CTCACGACCATGCTGGCAATTTCATGACTGGATCGTCAAAAccatatatttttgataaaacgcCACCGACCCATGGAGATGTTTACGTTGGTTATTACCTTAATCATAAATCCTATGTAAAACCAAGTAGACTTTTAGTTCAATGTATTGGTTTTCTTGATCATGAAAGTGGCATTGAAAAGTTTGAGATCGGAGTAGGAAGCACAAAAGAGTCGGCTGACGTATTTCCGTTGTTTGACCATCACTACACGAATACACCAATTGAAGTACCAgcacataatattttatttgacgGTCATGTATATTACATCATAGTTGTG GTGTGGAATTATGCTGGTTTATCTACGTCTGGGTTTTCTAACCCATTTATTTTCGATAGTTCACCACCAGAAAAAGGCGTCGTAAGAGAGGGGCATGCTCACAATCAg AGAGACGAAGATTACACAACCGATTCAACAGTACATATTCATTGGACGGAATTTGTAGACAAGCATTCACCAATAGACTACTACAGAATCGGTCTTGGCTCCGGAGTTGGTCTATTAGATATACATAATTTTATCTATATCGGTAAAAAACAAG AGTGGACATGGACATTGTCTTTTATCCCGGGAAAACGATATTTCTCGACAGTGGAAGGTTGTAACATGGCTGGATTGTGTAGCCAGACTTCTTCCAATGGTATTGTTATTGACTCTTCTCCCCCTGTTCCGGGCTTCGTTTCTATTGGAGCCGAAAATGTCAAATACATCCCACAAAG ATCATCCTTGGCTCTGGAATGGGGAAATTTTGCCGACATTCAATCTGGAATAGTGCATTATGAGATTTGTGTTGGAACTAGTAAACTTAATTGCAACATACTGCGGTGGAAAAATGTCCGACTAGAACAGACTGCTTTGTTGTTGAACTTAGCTTTACCAACTAACCAAGACTTATACGCCGTCGTAAAGGCCACAAATAGGGTTGGTCTTTCAACGCGACAAACTTCTCACAGTTTTAGAGTGGATGATACTCCACCTACAGTTACTAAATTACCGATATTCATAAGCAGTGAAGATGCTTCATCAATATATGATTCATCTGTTGTACGAGTTGAGTGGGGATTTGATGATAAAGAAAGTCCGATTAAGATGACTCTGCTTTCCTTAAGGCTTCAAGATGGAGCTCATTCAGAAATTGATAACATAGTTGTAAACAGTAAGGACATGTTTGTAAAGTCCCTTAGTTCGAAGGAGTGGTTAAAGGACGGGGACAGTTATTATGTTGTTGTAACTTCCTGTAACATGGCCGGGTTGTGCGAGTCGATCAAAAGTGAAACCGTTGTGTTTGATGGAACACCGCCAATACATGGACATGTGCTTGATGGAGGAACGTGGTCAAATGCAAACTCTACAATAATATTAAAGTGGAAAAGTTATGATGATCCCGACTCTGGAATCAGTTCGTATTTCATAACTATTGGGAAAACCCACAATGGCATGGAGATCAGTAGGGGTATAGTCAATGTAGTACACAATGGCGATGAAAAGTCAATACAGACTGGTGTCTTCAACATTTCGCAATTGATTAAATCTGGagacaaaattgttttttctatATGGGCAAGAAATAAGGCGAGTTTGAACGGAACAATAAGGAGACTAACTTTTATCGCAGTTTCCAATGATCAAAACAACACTGGCGGTAACCTTATAGTTGAAAGACATTCGTGTAGTGTATCTTATTGTACGAATGAATGCACATGCACAATACTTGGTGGGAAATGCaatcatattcaaaatacacaCGAATGCACACAATCAAACAATTCACAGATGTCGGTCAACTCTAAAATAGCATTACGTATCTTGGGATCACCTTCTGATGACTGGACATCTTCAACTCGCTGTTTGGGTGTTGAATGGCATTCGCAAAATATAACTGTATTAAGGTACGAATGGAGCATTGGTTAA